Proteins encoded together in one Pseudomonas arsenicoxydans window:
- a CDS encoding glycosyltransferase family 4 protein — translation MRVLHFFKTYLPDSVGGIEQVIFQLCESGAQHGVESQVLTLSADPTPPVVRLGQHEVHRAKLDIQFASTGFSWSVFKQFREMAAEADVVNYHFPWPFMDLVHFASSIKKPSVVTYHSDIIRQKHLLKLYRPLMNRFLASADRIVAASPNYLHTSDVLQQFQAKTRVIPYGLNKAGYPQPDSERTAHWRQQVGDKFFLFVGVMRYYKGLHILLDALKDLDYPVVIVGAGPLELELHAQAAALGLRNIHFLGRLGDEDKVALLQLSYAIVFPSHLRSEAFGISLLEGAMYGKPMISSEIGTGTSYINIHNETGLVVPPSNPQAFREAMRTLWENPVRAAGMGVKAEARYRQLFTADEMGRKWTELYEELLEEKSLSYA, via the coding sequence ATGCGAGTACTCCATTTTTTCAAGACGTACCTGCCTGACTCCGTTGGCGGCATCGAGCAAGTCATCTTCCAGCTCTGCGAAAGCGGTGCCCAGCATGGCGTTGAAAGCCAGGTACTGACACTCAGTGCCGATCCCACACCGCCAGTGGTGCGACTCGGGCAACACGAGGTTCACCGGGCCAAACTCGATATCCAGTTTGCTTCCACGGGGTTTTCCTGGAGCGTCTTCAAGCAGTTTCGCGAAATGGCTGCTGAAGCCGATGTGGTCAATTACCACTTCCCTTGGCCGTTCATGGACCTGGTGCACTTCGCCAGCAGCATCAAAAAACCGAGCGTGGTGACGTACCACTCGGACATCATCCGCCAGAAGCACTTGCTCAAGCTTTATCGGCCCCTGATGAACCGCTTCCTGGCAAGCGCCGACCGGATCGTCGCCGCCTCGCCCAACTATTTGCACACCAGCGATGTGTTGCAACAGTTCCAGGCCAAGACCCGGGTTATCCCGTATGGCCTGAACAAGGCAGGTTATCCACAGCCCGACAGCGAGCGCACGGCTCATTGGCGGCAACAGGTTGGGGATAAGTTTTTTCTGTTCGTGGGCGTGATGCGCTACTACAAGGGTTTGCACATCCTGCTCGACGCGCTCAAAGACCTGGATTATCCAGTGGTCATTGTGGGAGCCGGCCCATTGGAATTGGAACTGCATGCGCAGGCAGCGGCTTTGGGTTTGCGCAATATTCACTTCCTCGGGCGTCTGGGTGATGAAGACAAAGTGGCGTTGCTGCAACTGAGCTACGCCATCGTGTTTCCCTCGCATCTACGCTCCGAAGCGTTCGGGATCTCGCTGCTCGAAGGCGCGATGTACGGCAAACCGATGATCTCCAGCGAAATCGGCACCGGCACCAGCTACATCAATATCCACAACGAAACCGGGTTGGTGGTGCCACCAAGTAATCCACAGGCATTTCGCGAAGCAATGCGCACGCTGTGGGAAAACCCGGTGCGCGCGGCAGGAATGGGCGTGAAGGCTGAGGCGCGTTATCGGCAGTTATTCACAGCCGACGAAATGGGCCGCAAGTGGACCGAGTTGTATGAGGAACTGCTGGAAGAAAAATCCCTGTCCTAC
- the gmd gene encoding GDP-mannose 4,6-dehydratase: MTKSALITGITGQDGAYLAKLLLDKGYKVHGLVARRSSDARWRLREMGVEGDIIYLDGDMADACSVQRAVIKSAPDEIYNLAAQSFVAASWDQPVTTGIVDGLGVTHLLEAIRQFSPHTRFYQASTSEMFGLIQAEQQDENTPFYPRSPYGVAKLYGHWITVNYRESFNLHASSGILFNHESPLRGIEFVTRKVTDAAARIKQGKQQELSLGNIDAKRDWGFAGDYVEAMWLMLQQDKPDDFVVATGVTTTVREMCRIAFDHVGLNYRDFVKIDPAFFRPAEVEVLLGNPAKAQRVLGWKPKTDLDTLIRMMMDADMKRVAKE; this comes from the coding sequence ATGACTAAAAGTGCACTGATCACAGGGATCACCGGCCAAGACGGCGCCTATCTGGCCAAACTGCTGCTCGACAAGGGCTACAAAGTCCACGGTCTTGTCGCTCGTCGCAGCAGCGACGCGCGCTGGCGCCTGCGTGAAATGGGCGTCGAGGGCGACATCATTTATCTGGACGGTGACATGGCCGACGCCTGCTCCGTGCAGCGCGCGGTGATCAAGTCCGCCCCGGACGAGATCTACAACCTGGCAGCACAAAGCTTTGTCGCCGCCTCCTGGGATCAACCGGTCACCACCGGCATCGTCGACGGGCTGGGCGTGACCCACTTGCTCGAAGCCATCCGCCAGTTCAGCCCGCACACTCGTTTTTACCAAGCCTCGACCAGCGAAATGTTTGGCCTGATCCAGGCCGAACAACAGGACGAAAACACCCCGTTCTACCCGCGCAGTCCTTACGGCGTGGCCAAGTTGTACGGCCACTGGATCACCGTGAACTACCGCGAAAGTTTCAATCTCCACGCCAGCAGCGGGATCTTGTTCAACCATGAATCACCGCTGCGCGGCATCGAGTTCGTCACCCGCAAAGTGACCGACGCCGCTGCCCGCATCAAGCAGGGCAAACAGCAGGAACTGAGCCTGGGCAACATCGACGCCAAACGTGACTGGGGTTTTGCCGGTGACTACGTCGAAGCCATGTGGCTGATGCTGCAACAGGACAAGCCTGACGACTTCGTGGTCGCCACCGGCGTGACCACCACCGTGCGCGAAATGTGCCGTATTGCCTTCGACCACGTTGGCCTCAACTACCGCGACTTCGTAAAGATCGACCCGGCGTTCTTCCGCCCGGCCGAGGTCGAAGTGCTGCTCGGCAACCCGGCCAAAGCCCAGCGTGTACTGGGCTGGAAGCCAAAAACCGATCTGGATACCTTGATCCGCATGATGATGGACGCGGACATGAAACGCGTCGCCAAGGAGTAG
- a CDS encoding GDP-mannose 4,6-dehydratase translates to MKKRLFVTGLSGFVGQHLQSRLKADASEWELLPPASRYDLSQPHSLEGLWPEMPDAVIHLAGQTFVPEAFRDPARTLNINLLGTLNLLQALKARGFNGTFLYVSSGDVYGQVAESELPITERQPPYPRNPYAVSKLSAEFLSLQWGLSEGWPVMVARPFNHIGTGQKDSFVIASAARQISRIKQGLQAPQLEVGDIDVTRDFLDVGDVISAYLALLEKGVAGQVYNICSGREQSIRSLIEQLGDLAQVDMQLIQDPARLRRADQRRVCGSSAKLAQTTGWTPEITTQQSLRAILSDWEKRVRQE, encoded by the coding sequence TTGAAAAAGCGTCTGTTCGTTACGGGTCTGAGTGGATTCGTAGGACAACACCTCCAATCTCGCCTGAAGGCTGATGCCTCGGAATGGGAGCTTCTGCCTCCCGCCTCCCGGTACGACCTGAGCCAGCCACACAGCCTCGAAGGCCTGTGGCCCGAGATGCCCGACGCCGTCATTCACCTGGCCGGCCAGACCTTTGTCCCCGAAGCCTTTCGTGATCCGGCACGCACGCTGAACATCAACCTGCTCGGCACCTTGAATCTGCTTCAAGCGCTCAAGGCGCGCGGCTTCAATGGCACCTTCCTCTATGTCAGCTCCGGCGACGTCTACGGTCAGGTTGCCGAATCAGAACTGCCGATCACCGAGCGCCAACCACCCTACCCGCGCAATCCGTATGCCGTGAGTAAACTTTCGGCCGAATTCCTGAGCCTGCAATGGGGCTTGAGCGAAGGCTGGCCGGTAATGGTCGCGCGCCCGTTCAATCACATCGGCACGGGCCAGAAAGACAGCTTCGTCATCGCCAGCGCCGCGCGGCAGATCAGCCGCATCAAGCAAGGCCTGCAAGCGCCACAACTGGAAGTCGGTGACATCGATGTCACCCGCGATTTCCTGGACGTGGGCGACGTCATTTCGGCTTACCTGGCGCTGCTGGAAAAGGGCGTGGCGGGGCAGGTCTACAACATTTGCTCAGGACGCGAGCAGAGCATTCGCAGTTTGATCGAACAATTAGGCGACCTCGCCCAGGTCGACATGCAACTGATTCAGGATCCTGCGCGTCTTCGCCGCGCGGATCAGCGTCGCGTTTGTGGCAGCTCTGCCAAGCTTGCCCAGACCACAGGATGGACGCCTGAAATCACAACACAACAATCCCTGCGGGCGATCCTGTCCGACTGGGAGAAGCGAGTACGACAAGAATGA
- a CDS encoding ABC transporter permease yields MLLSLYRSLWGYRGFILGSVKREFQARYRNSLFGALWTVLNPLSMIVVYTVIFSHIMRARLPGVDDGMAYSVYLCAGLLTWGLFAEITLRSQNMFLENANLLKKISFPRICLPVIVLFNAGINFAIIIGLFLGFLLITGRLPGMALLALIPLLALQVMFCAGLGMILGVLNVFFRDVGQFFAICLQFWFWLTPIVYPMSILPDWVQRLLQLNPLTNLITSYQNVFLYGQWPVWDSLLPIFVSGVVFCVIGLRLFRQRVGEMVDEL; encoded by the coding sequence ATGCTGCTTTCCCTTTACCGCTCGCTGTGGGGCTATCGGGGTTTCATCCTCGGTAGCGTCAAGCGAGAGTTTCAGGCGCGTTATCGCAATTCGTTGTTCGGTGCCCTGTGGACCGTGCTCAACCCGCTGTCGATGATCGTCGTGTACACCGTGATTTTTTCCCACATCATGCGCGCCCGTTTGCCGGGCGTGGATGACGGTATGGCCTACAGCGTCTACCTGTGCGCCGGGCTGCTGACCTGGGGCCTGTTCGCTGAAATCACCCTGCGCAGCCAGAACATGTTTCTGGAAAACGCCAATCTGCTGAAAAAAATCAGCTTCCCGCGGATCTGCTTGCCGGTGATCGTGCTGTTCAATGCCGGCATCAACTTCGCGATCATCATCGGGCTGTTTCTTGGTTTTCTGCTGATAACTGGACGATTGCCGGGCATGGCGCTGTTGGCGCTCATTCCGCTACTGGCCTTGCAAGTGATGTTTTGTGCCGGGCTGGGGATGATTCTTGGCGTATTGAATGTGTTCTTTCGTGATGTCGGGCAATTTTTCGCCATCTGTCTGCAATTCTGGTTCTGGCTGACGCCGATCGTGTACCCGATGAGCATCCTGCCGGATTGGGTTCAGCGCCTGCTGCAACTCAACCCTTTGACCAATCTCATCACCAGCTATCAGAACGTGTTTCTCTACGGCCAGTGGCCGGTCTGGGATTCGTTACTGCCGATCTTCGTCAGCGGCGTGGTGTTCTGTGTGATCGGGCTGCGGTTGTTCCGTCAGCGGGTCGGCGAAATGGTGGATGAACTCTGA
- a CDS encoding glycosyltransferase family 4 protein — MRIALNARILQGPRTGIGHYVAELANALAAEPDVELALFHGWGWSSVLPKAAMPGYSRLTPLLRKIPGAYQARRWLEQKRFDQGRTQTIDLYHEPSLWPLSFDGPTVITLHDLTHLHYPETQPPARLREIERRLADGVQRASLILTDSQYIADEAQQHFNLPAERFVVAPLGVASRFHPREPATIDAVLKAHGVEAREYFLCVGTLEPRKNLTLALRAHARLPEAIRQRFPLLIVGMAGWQHDQFSEELQRALATGHVCLLGYLPDEQVAQLLAGARALIFPSLYEGFGLPVLEAMASGTPVILTRRSAMPEVARAAGNYIEADDPDGLREAMIRLIDDHAHWQACREAGLQQARFFTWERCASITASAYRQALGG, encoded by the coding sequence ATGCGAATTGCCCTTAACGCCCGGATCCTCCAGGGCCCGCGCACCGGCATTGGCCATTACGTCGCTGAACTGGCGAACGCCCTCGCCGCTGAGCCCGATGTCGAGCTGGCACTGTTCCATGGCTGGGGCTGGAGTTCCGTTCTCCCTAAGGCGGCCATGCCCGGTTATTCACGACTGACGCCCTTGCTGCGAAAGATTCCTGGGGCCTATCAAGCCCGCCGCTGGCTGGAACAGAAACGCTTCGATCAGGGGCGCACGCAAACCATCGACCTTTACCACGAACCGAGTTTGTGGCCACTGTCGTTCGACGGCCCGACGGTCATCACCCTGCATGACCTGACCCACCTGCACTACCCCGAGACGCAACCGCCCGCACGCTTGCGAGAGATCGAACGGCGGCTGGCCGACGGTGTGCAGCGGGCGAGTCTGATTCTCACCGATTCGCAATACATCGCTGACGAAGCTCAACAACATTTCAACTTACCAGCAGAACGGTTTGTTGTTGCGCCATTGGGCGTGGCATCGCGCTTTCACCCCCGCGAGCCGGCGACCATCGACGCGGTGCTCAAAGCTCATGGCGTCGAGGCGCGGGAGTATTTCCTCTGCGTCGGCACCCTGGAGCCGCGCAAGAACCTGACACTGGCACTGCGCGCCCATGCAAGGTTGCCTGAAGCAATCCGCCAGCGCTTTCCGCTGCTGATTGTTGGCATGGCCGGTTGGCAGCACGACCAGTTCAGTGAAGAACTGCAGCGGGCGCTCGCTACTGGCCATGTCTGCTTGTTGGGTTACCTGCCCGACGAGCAGGTCGCGCAGCTGTTGGCCGGTGCCAGGGCACTGATTTTTCCGTCACTTTACGAAGGCTTTGGCTTACCGGTTCTGGAAGCGATGGCCAGCGGCACGCCGGTAATCCTCACCCGACGTTCAGCCATGCCGGAAGTGGCAAGGGCTGCGGGCAACTATATTGAAGCTGACGATCCCGACGGCTTGCGCGAGGCAATGATCCGTCTGATCGACGATCACGCGCATTGGCAGGCATGCCGGGAAGCCGGATTGCAACAGGCAAGGTTTTTTACCTGGGAGCGCTGCGCCAGTATCACGGCCAGCGCCTACCGCCAGGCACTAGGAGGTTGA
- a CDS encoding ABC transporter ATP-binding protein, with translation MGHIRVTGLGKAYKQYPTRWSRLAEWLIPFSPIRHRQHWVLQDVDFEIAPGESVGIVGVNGAGKSTLLKMITGTTQPTCGNIQLEGRVAALLELGMGFHADFTGRQNAVMAGQLLGMHVEEIEALMPEIERFAEIGEAIDHPVRTYSSGMQMRLAFSVATARRPDILIVDEALSVGDAYFQHKSFDRIRSFRKAGTTLLIVSHDRGAIQSICDSAILLEKGRVAMHDKPEAVMDYYNALLAEREGQTVRQEMLAGGQVQTVSGTGEAAILSVRLLDEHERSIDAAEVGQPVVLEVQVEVRQDIERLVLGFMIKDRLGQAMYGINTHRQDQALTDLQAGERVTYRFAFVMGLGKGNYSVALSLSRLDSHLDRNFEWRDYGLVFHVINNRHEDFVGCSWLGAKTTITRSAESIVSEGTP, from the coding sequence ATGGGGCACATACGCGTCACGGGCCTGGGCAAAGCCTACAAGCAATACCCCACACGCTGGAGTCGCCTGGCCGAATGGCTGATCCCGTTTTCGCCGATCCGCCATCGCCAACACTGGGTGCTGCAAGACGTTGACTTCGAGATCGCCCCTGGCGAATCGGTGGGCATTGTCGGGGTCAACGGTGCCGGCAAAAGCACCTTGCTGAAGATGATCACCGGCACCACGCAACCCACTTGCGGCAACATCCAACTTGAAGGCCGCGTCGCCGCCCTGCTGGAACTGGGCATGGGCTTTCATGCGGACTTCACCGGCCGACAGAACGCTGTCATGGCCGGGCAACTGCTGGGCATGCACGTCGAAGAAATTGAAGCCCTGATGCCAGAGATCGAGCGTTTCGCTGAAATTGGCGAGGCCATCGACCACCCGGTGCGCACCTATTCCAGCGGCATGCAGATGCGCCTGGCGTTCAGCGTGGCCACGGCCCGGCGCCCGGATATCCTGATCGTCGACGAAGCGCTGTCGGTGGGCGACGCTTACTTCCAGCACAAGAGCTTCGATCGCATCCGCAGCTTCCGCAAAGCCGGGACCACGCTGCTGATCGTGTCCCACGACCGGGGGGCGATCCAGTCGATTTGCGACTCGGCGATCCTTCTGGAAAAGGGCCGCGTTGCCATGCACGACAAACCCGAAGCGGTCATGGATTACTACAACGCCCTGCTCGCTGAACGTGAAGGCCAGACCGTGCGCCAGGAGATGCTCGCGGGCGGGCAGGTGCAAACCGTTTCTGGCACCGGTGAAGCCGCAATCCTCAGCGTGCGCCTGCTGGACGAACACGAGCGTTCCATCGATGCCGCCGAAGTCGGTCAACCGGTGGTGCTGGAGGTTCAGGTCGAAGTCCGTCAGGACATCGAAAGGCTGGTGCTGGGTTTCATGATCAAGGATCGCCTGGGCCAGGCCATGTACGGCATCAACACCCATCGCCAGGATCAGGCGCTGACCGACCTGCAGGCCGGCGAACGCGTGACCTACCGCTTTGCGTTCGTCATGGGGCTGGGCAAGGGCAACTATTCCGTGGCGCTGAGCCTGTCACGGCTGGACTCGCACCTGGACCGCAATTTCGAGTGGCGCGATTACGGGTTGGTGTTCCACGTGATCAATAACCGCCATGAAGACTTCGTCGGTTGCTCGTGGCTGGGGGCGAAAACCACCATCACCCGCTCTGCCGAATCGATTGTTTCGGAGGGCACGCCATGA
- a CDS encoding glycosyltransferase family 4 protein, whose product MTRLLVECTHVFQHPKVNSGIQRVVRNVINQLPESVDGVECIPVVMLKGKLYRVLKLGALNIPFFDGLMTFGGRLERLAHRFWQLHQRLETRCTTRFARRVLYVAYRLTALACFSVPLRLIDQVNQYQLPKRCSPLQQQAGDQLVLLDSSWHSDFFPFAEQLKREGVGIVSVIYDLIPLTHPQFYDTRLVQVFTEWFNWITQTADGYVAISATVRDQVHEEVQRRLGPAKTDRLWFDYFHLGSELDLREATAEVEPRLARLFKTQEPVFLMVSTIEPRKNHDYLLDAFERAWASGSSARLCIAGRIGWKCDALLARVRNHAELNKRLFMFNDLSDTSLEHAYSHASALVFPSWVEGFGLPLVEAMQRGLPAMGSDIPIFREIGGEFMAYFDLAEPQSLADLVTGFERTGQFPATRNVADWQWIGWREASAQLAERTLRNLQEPVVPERQHANCP is encoded by the coding sequence ATGACGCGTCTTCTGGTGGAATGCACCCACGTGTTCCAGCACCCCAAAGTCAATTCGGGCATTCAGCGGGTGGTGCGCAACGTCATCAATCAGCTGCCGGAGAGTGTCGACGGTGTGGAGTGCATCCCAGTGGTGATGCTCAAGGGCAAACTCTATCGAGTGCTGAAACTGGGGGCTTTGAACATCCCGTTTTTCGATGGACTGATGACCTTTGGCGGGCGACTGGAACGGCTCGCTCATCGCTTTTGGCAACTGCACCAGCGGCTGGAAACGCGTTGTACAACGCGATTCGCACGGCGGGTGTTGTATGTCGCTTATCGATTGACGGCGCTGGCCTGTTTCAGTGTGCCGCTGCGTCTGATCGATCAGGTCAACCAGTATCAACTGCCCAAACGTTGCTCGCCGTTGCAGCAACAAGCGGGCGATCAACTGGTGTTGCTCGACTCCTCCTGGCACAGCGACTTCTTCCCGTTTGCCGAACAGCTCAAACGCGAAGGCGTGGGCATCGTTTCGGTGATCTACGACCTCATTCCACTGACACATCCGCAGTTCTACGACACGCGATTGGTGCAGGTTTTCACCGAGTGGTTCAACTGGATCACCCAAACTGCCGATGGCTATGTGGCGATCTCCGCCACGGTGCGCGATCAGGTGCATGAGGAAGTGCAGCGACGACTGGGCCCTGCCAAAACCGACAGACTGTGGTTCGACTATTTTCACCTCGGCTCCGAACTAGACCTGAGGGAAGCCACCGCCGAGGTCGAGCCACGCCTGGCGCGGTTGTTCAAAACGCAAGAACCGGTGTTTCTGATGGTCAGCACCATCGAACCGCGCAAAAACCACGATTACCTGCTCGACGCTTTTGAACGCGCCTGGGCATCAGGTTCCAGCGCACGGTTGTGCATCGCCGGGCGTATTGGCTGGAAATGCGACGCCCTGCTCGCCCGCGTGCGCAATCACGCAGAGCTGAACAAACGCCTGTTCATGTTCAATGACCTGAGCGACACCAGTCTCGAACACGCCTATTCCCACGCCAGCGCGCTGGTGTTTCCGTCCTGGGTCGAAGGCTTCGGCCTGCCCCTGGTCGAAGCGATGCAACGCGGTTTGCCGGCCATGGGCAGTGACATTCCGATCTTCCGTGAAATCGGTGGCGAGTTCATGGCGTACTTTGATCTGGCCGAGCCGCAAAGCCTGGCGGACCTGGTTACGGGTTTCGAACGCACCGGACAATTCCCGGCCACACGCAACGTCGCGGATTGGCAGTGGATAGGTTGGCGTGAAGCCAGCGCGCAACTGGCCGAACGCACCCTGCGCAATCTGCAAGAGCCGGTCGTGCCAGAGAGGCAACATGCGAATTGCCCTTAA
- a CDS encoding mannose-1-phosphate guanylyltransferase/mannose-6-phosphate isomerase has protein sequence MLIPVILSGGAGTRLWPVSREGHPKPFMTLPDGQSLLGKTYRRAAGLLDGWGDIVTVTNREYYFQSKDHYQEAQLNRHRAHFLLEPTGRNTAPAIAAAALSLQALHGDEAIMVVMPADHLIRNEDALKSAVEHAVALAKDGFLVTFGVVPTAPETGFGYIETGAALDEKGAAKVQRFVEKPDLQTATHYLESGNFLWNSGMFCFSVATVLAELQLHAPELLEQTQTCMAASAPVETAGCLQQELSPALFAEITDISIDYALMERSDKVVVVPAGFDWSDIGSWGAVAALVPADAQNNRASGDAVFIDSHNNFVQSEDRLVAAVGVDNLIIIDTADAVLVAHADRAQDVRRVAKQLKDKKHEAYRLHRTVSRPWGTYTVLEEGPRFKIKRIVVKPGAKLSLQMHHHRNEHWVVVEGMAKVTNNGTGTHLVAKNESTFIAAGHKHRLENPGVIDLVIIEVQSGEYLGEDDIVRFEDQYGRTV, from the coding sequence ATGCTGATTCCAGTGATCCTTTCCGGCGGCGCCGGGACTCGTTTGTGGCCGGTGTCCCGCGAAGGGCACCCCAAGCCGTTCATGACGTTGCCCGACGGCCAGTCGCTGCTGGGCAAGACGTATCGGCGTGCGGCCGGGCTGCTTGATGGCTGGGGCGATATCGTCACAGTGACGAATCGTGAGTACTACTTCCAGAGCAAGGATCACTATCAGGAGGCGCAACTCAATCGTCATCGCGCACACTTCCTGCTTGAGCCGACTGGCCGCAACACGGCCCCGGCCATCGCGGCCGCCGCCCTGTCGCTGCAAGCCTTGCACGGCGACGAAGCGATCATGGTGGTAATGCCCGCCGACCATTTGATCCGCAATGAAGATGCATTGAAATCAGCGGTCGAACACGCCGTGGCGCTGGCCAAGGACGGGTTCCTGGTGACGTTTGGCGTGGTGCCGACTGCCCCGGAGACCGGTTTCGGCTACATCGAAACCGGTGCAGCACTGGACGAAAAAGGCGCGGCCAAGGTGCAGCGCTTCGTCGAAAAACCTGACCTGCAAACCGCCACGCATTACCTGGAAAGCGGCAACTTCCTGTGGAACTCGGGCATGTTCTGCTTCTCGGTCGCCACCGTGCTGGCCGAGTTGCAACTTCACGCCCCCGAACTGCTTGAGCAGACGCAAACCTGCATGGCAGCCAGTGCCCCGGTGGAAACGGCCGGGTGTCTGCAGCAGGAGTTATCCCCTGCGCTGTTCGCCGAGATCACCGACATTTCCATCGACTACGCCTTGATGGAACGCTCCGACAAGGTGGTCGTGGTGCCCGCCGGTTTCGACTGGAGCGACATAGGCTCCTGGGGTGCCGTGGCCGCGCTGGTGCCGGCGGATGCGCAAAACAACCGGGCCAGCGGCGATGCGGTGTTCATCGACAGCCACAACAACTTTGTCCAGAGCGAAGACCGGCTGGTGGCAGCAGTGGGTGTGGATAACTTGATCATCATCGACACCGCCGACGCGGTGCTGGTCGCCCACGCCGATCGCGCGCAGGATGTGCGCCGGGTGGCCAAGCAGCTCAAGGACAAAAAACACGAGGCCTATCGCCTGCACCGCACGGTCAGCCGGCCCTGGGGCACCTACACCGTGCTCGAGGAAGGCCCGCGCTTCAAGATCAAGCGCATCGTGGTCAAGCCCGGCGCCAAGCTGTCGCTGCAAATGCATCACCACCGCAATGAACACTGGGTGGTCGTCGAAGGCATGGCCAAGGTCACCAACAACGGCACCGGCACCCATCTGGTGGCCAAGAACGAATCAACTTTCATTGCCGCCGGTCACAAGCATCGCCTGGAAAACCCGGGCGTGATCGATCTGGTGATCATTGAAGTGCAAAGCGGCGAATACCTGGGAGAGGACGATATCGTTCGCTTCGAAGACCAATATGGCAGGACGGTTTGA
- a CDS encoding glycosyltransferase — protein sequence MNFILYSDVNDSSISQSLGRPEYSYYFVLKAYRPVLESLGRVHVVSSTAEVDPLYRQLLAAGEDSLFLSFTPPQKTPDDLECPTICVVAWEFDSIPDEQWDNDPRQDWTQMLARQGRVITLSSHTARAIRRAMGEDFPVLVLPTPLWENFAGIRSRHTSNPVNAGSTLDIKGCIFDTRTLGLSADALIPVPPTAEELAALEALKPPPLTLKRRFVIARHYLHMWRRNMGKTLPVPVHRTHFLSQWYWEGIRDLLSDAAHARLAEYLPAIAGPNTMAVPEPEPRDWPDTTGQVETQVDGVVYATVFNPRDGRKNWHQLITAFCWAFRETEDATLVLKITQSDLSSYYDELMTLLAQLSPFACRVVVMHGYLDDPQYARLYEAASYYVNASRCEGLCLPLMEFMASGKPVIAPDHTAMEDYIDERVAFVVKSSEELTIWPQDTRIIYRTLRYRPDWGSLKTAYETSYRIAKEQPLEYQRMSRDAVERMRDYCAFAPVQKRLADFFGLTPQVLPAATVTDNASC from the coding sequence ATGAATTTCATTCTTTACTCGGACGTCAACGACAGCTCCATCAGTCAGAGCCTGGGGCGTCCCGAATACAGTTACTACTTCGTGCTCAAGGCCTACCGCCCTGTGCTCGAAAGCCTTGGGCGAGTGCATGTCGTGTCCTCCACCGCCGAGGTCGATCCCCTCTATCGACAATTACTGGCCGCTGGCGAAGACAGCCTGTTCCTGTCTTTCACCCCGCCGCAGAAAACCCCGGACGACCTTGAGTGCCCGACGATCTGCGTGGTGGCCTGGGAGTTTGACTCGATTCCCGATGAGCAATGGGACAACGACCCGCGCCAGGACTGGACGCAGATGCTTGCGCGCCAGGGCCGGGTCATCACGCTCTCCAGCCATACCGCCCGGGCGATTCGTCGGGCCATGGGCGAAGATTTCCCCGTGCTGGTTTTGCCGACCCCGTTGTGGGAAAACTTCGCGGGCATTCGTAGCCGCCACACCAGTAATCCGGTGAATGCCGGCTCGACCCTGGACATCAAGGGCTGCATCTTCGACACACGCACGCTCGGGCTGTCTGCCGATGCGCTGATTCCCGTACCGCCGACCGCCGAGGAACTGGCAGCGCTGGAAGCATTGAAGCCGCCGCCGCTGACGCTTAAACGCCGTTTTGTCATTGCCCGGCATTACCTGCACATGTGGCGCCGGAACATGGGCAAAACGCTGCCGGTTCCGGTGCATCGCACGCACTTTCTGAGCCAGTGGTATTGGGAAGGCATTCGCGACTTGCTGTCGGACGCCGCCCATGCGCGGCTTGCCGAATACCTGCCGGCCATCGCTGGCCCGAACACCATGGCAGTGCCCGAGCCTGAACCGCGCGATTGGCCGGACACCACGGGCCAGGTCGAAACCCAGGTTGACGGAGTGGTTTATGCCACTGTGTTCAACCCCCGTGACGGTCGCAAAAACTGGCATCAATTGATCACCGCTTTCTGCTGGGCCTTCCGCGAAACGGAGGACGCCACGCTGGTGCTGAAAATTACCCAAAGCGATCTTTCGTCCTACTACGACGAGCTGATGACCTTGCTCGCACAACTCTCGCCGTTCGCCTGCCGTGTGGTGGTGATGCATGGTTACCTGGACGATCCGCAATACGCCCGACTCTATGAAGCCGCCAGTTATTACGTCAACGCGTCGCGCTGCGAGGGCCTGTGCCTGCCGCTGATGGAATTCATGGCCAGTGGCAAACCGGTAATCGCCCCGGACCACACCGCCATGGAGGATTACATCGATGAGCGCGTGGCGTTTGTGGTCAAGTCCAGCGAGGAGCTGACTATCTGGCCGCAGGACACCCGGATCATTTATCGCACCCTGCGTTATCGACCGGACTGGGGCTCGTTGAAAACGGCTTATGAAACCAGCTACCGAATCGCCAAGGAGCAACCGCTTGAATACCAGCGGATGTCTCGCGATGCGGTCGAGCGCATGCGCGATTACTGCGCCTTCGCCCCGGTGCAGAAACGCCTGGCGGATTTTTTCGGCCTGACGCCGCAGGTTCTGCCGGCAGCGACCGTGACGGATAACGCCTCATGCTGA